Below is a window of bacterium DNA.
GCTCTACTCCCACGCCGCCGCCACGACGCAGGACCCTTCCGCGAAGGCGATGTTCACCGCGCTGGCCCGTGACGAGGACGAGCACGTGGCGCTGCTGCAGGCGCAGCACAAGAGCCTGGTCGAGGCGGGCCGCATCGACCTGTCGCAGGTCCACCCCGCCGAGCTGGACCACGGCGCCGGCCACGTCATCGACGACTCCTTCCGCAAGTCGATCAAGCGCGGCACCTTCGAGATGGCCGTGATCGGCATCGGCTGCGACCTCGAGAACAAGGCCATCAACTACTACCGCGACCAGGCCGCCAAGACCGACGATCCCGGCCTCAAGCAGCTGTTCACCTGGCTGGGGGAGTGGGAGGTCGGGCACCTCGCGCAGCTGGTCGAGCTGGAGAAGATGATGCAGGACGAGTACTGGGCGGACCAGGGGTTCGCGCCGATGTAGGCCGGATCGTCCTACGGCGATGTGAACGACGGAGGGCCGCCCGGGGGGCGGCCCTCGTGCATTCCGGAGACCCGGCGGGTCACCAGGTCATGGCCACGCCGGCCTGCCAGCACGCGATGTCGCCGCCCGGCGTGGAGTGTCCCAGGTCCATTGAAACCGGCTCGTACGCGTTGACGTCGTGGCGGGCGACTTCCAGCGCGGTCCAGACGCGGGGCGACAGTTCCGCTCGCCATCGCCCCGCGACGCCACGCTTCACGATCCCTCCTTGCGGCGCCGGGC
It encodes the following:
- a CDS encoding ferritin family protein; translated protein: MDPRQQRMIEAVKNAIMTEIKGQQLYSHAAATTQDPSAKAMFTALARDEDEHVALLQAQHKSLVEAGRIDLSQVHPAELDHGAGHVIDDSFRKSIKRGTFEMAVIGIGCDLENKAINYYRDQAAKTDDPGLKQLFTWLGEWEVGHLAQLVELEKMMQDEYWADQGFAPM